A window from Streptomyces subrutilus encodes these proteins:
- a CDS encoding Leu/Phe/Val dehydrogenase yields the protein MTEMTDGVLHTLFRTEQGGHEQVVLCQDRATGLKAVIAIHSTALGPALGGTRFHAYASDEEAVRDALNLSRGMSYKNALAGLDLGGGKAVIIGDPDVLKSEELLLAYGRFVESLGGRYVTACDVGTYVADMDVVARETRWATGRSPENGGAGDSSVLTAFGVFQGMRASAQHLWGDPTLRGRKVAVAGIGKVGHHLVEHLLEDGAEVVVTDVREESVHRVLEKHPGRVTAVLDTDALIRVPNLDIYAPCALGGALDDETVPALTAKIVCGAANNQLAHPGIEKDLSDRGILYAPDYVVNAGGVIQVADELRGFDFDRCKAQATKIFDTTLAIFARAKSDGIPPAAAADRIAEQRMADARAARTA from the coding sequence GTGACCGAAATGACCGACGGCGTCCTGCACACCCTGTTCCGCACGGAGCAGGGCGGACACGAGCAGGTCGTGCTGTGCCAGGACCGGGCCACCGGCCTCAAGGCCGTCATCGCCATCCACTCCACCGCCCTGGGCCCGGCCCTCGGCGGCACCCGCTTCCACGCGTACGCCTCCGACGAAGAGGCCGTCCGGGACGCGCTCAACCTCTCGCGCGGCATGTCGTACAAGAACGCCCTCGCCGGCCTCGACCTCGGCGGCGGCAAGGCCGTGATCATCGGCGACCCCGACGTGCTGAAGTCCGAGGAACTCCTGCTGGCCTACGGCCGCTTCGTGGAGTCCCTCGGCGGCCGCTACGTGACCGCGTGCGACGTCGGCACCTACGTGGCCGACATGGACGTGGTGGCCCGCGAGACCCGCTGGGCCACCGGCCGGTCCCCCGAGAACGGCGGCGCCGGCGACTCCTCGGTGCTCACCGCCTTCGGCGTCTTCCAGGGCATGCGCGCCAGCGCCCAGCACCTGTGGGGCGACCCCACGCTGCGCGGCCGCAAGGTCGCCGTGGCCGGCATCGGCAAGGTCGGCCACCACCTGGTCGAGCACCTGCTGGAGGACGGCGCCGAGGTCGTCGTCACGGACGTGCGGGAAGAGTCCGTGCACCGCGTGCTGGAGAAGCACCCGGGCCGGGTCACGGCGGTCCTCGACACGGACGCGCTCATCCGCGTCCCGAACCTGGACATCTACGCCCCGTGCGCGCTCGGCGGCGCGCTGGACGACGAGACGGTCCCGGCCCTCACCGCCAAGATCGTCTGCGGTGCGGCCAACAACCAGCTCGCGCACCCGGGCATCGAGAAGGACCTCTCGGACCGCGGGATCCTCTACGCCCCGGACTACGTGGTCAACGCCGGCGGCGTGATCCAGGTCGCCGACGAGCTGCGCGGATTCGACTTCGACCGCTGCAAGGCACAGGCGACGAAGATCTTCGACACCACGCTGGCCATATTCGCACGTGCGAAGTCGGACGGCATCCCGCCGGCCGCCGCGGCCGACCGGATCGCCGAGCAGCGGATGGCCGACGCCCGCGCGGCCCGTACCGCCTGA
- the bldC gene encoding developmental transcriptional regulator BldC, with product MTARTPDAEPLLTPAEVATMFRVDPKTVTRWAKAGKLTSIRTLGGHRRYREAEVRALLAGIPQQRSEA from the coding sequence ATGACCGCTCGCACCCCTGATGCCGAGCCGCTGCTGACCCCGGCTGAGGTTGCCACGATGTTCCGCGTGGACCCGAAGACGGTCACCCGCTGGGCCAAGGCTGGCAAGCTCACGTCCATCCGCACCCTGGGTGGACACCGCCGTTACCGCGAGGCCGAGGTCCGCGCACTGCTTGCGGGAATTCCGCAGCAGCGCAGCGAGGCCTGA
- the hrpA gene encoding ATP-dependent RNA helicase HrpA has protein sequence MSTSFAALQTLLGEISLRDAHRLGRRLEGARRIRKTEARQAVLDEIAAEATKAAARLAGRASRKPEVTYPENLPVSQKKDEIAEAIRDHQVVIVAGETGSGKTTQIPKICMELGRGVRGMIGHTQPRRIAARTVAERIAEELKSEIGRTVGWKVRFTDQVDQDETFVKLMTDGILLAEIQTDRELRAYDTIIIDEAHERSLNIDFLLGYLATLLPRRPDLKVIITSATIDPERFSRHFGDAPIVEVSGRTYPVEVRYRPLLEEDSEDSDRDQITAICEAVDELQSEGPGDVLVFLSGEREIRDTADALNKRNLRFTEVLPLYARLSHAEQHRVFQQHTGRRIVLATNVAETSLTVPGIKYVIDPGTARISRYSHRTKVQRLPIEPVSQASANQRKGRCGRTSDGICVRLYSEDDFLSRPEFTDAEILRTNLASVILQMTAAGLGEIEKFPFIDPPDHRNIRDGVQLLQELGALDPAEKDHSKRLTPMGRQLSQLPVDPRLARMVVEADKNNCVREVMVIAAALSIQDPRERPSDKQTQADQHHARFKDETSDFLAFLNMWRYVREQQKERGSSSFRRMCKQEYLNFLRIREWQDIYAQLRSVARTMGLHVNEADAPEQVVHVSLLAGLLSHIGLKDTDKNEYLGARGAKFAVFPGSALFKKQPKFLMSAELVETSRLWARVNAKVEPEWVEPLAQHLVKRTYSEPHWEKDQAAVMAYEKVTLYGVPIVAQRKINYGRIDPEVSRELFIRNALVEGDWRTHHKFYADNRRLLTEVEELENRARRRDIVVDDETLFDFYDQKIPAHVVSGAHFDSWWKHKKREEPELLDFEREMLLTEKAAGVTKADYPDTWRQGQLSFRVTYQFEPGADADGVTVHVPLQVLNQVTDEGFDWQIPGLREEVVTELIRSLPKPVRRHYVPAPNFAGRFLATAAPLQEPLHVTLARELQRMVGVPVAPEDFDLTRVPDHLKITFRIVDERRRNLAEDKDLEALRLRLKPKARQALSKAAAATAERAGGESVERSGLTDWTIGTLTRIFETRRAGQPVKAYPALVDGGTTVSVRLFDTEAEQRQAMWLGTRRLILLNIPVNPAKFASDHLTNQQKLALSRNPHGSIQALFDDCATAAADKLIADHGGPAWDEAGFRALYEAVRADLVDTTVRTVQQVQQVLAAWQACERRLKGTNSLALAANVQDVRTQLAALVPAGFVTLTGLRRLGDLMRYLVAADRRLQQMPTGVQRDTTRMQKVHEMQDEYAWLLEQLPKGRPVPEAVTDIRWMIEELRVSYFAHALGTAYPVSDKRIVKAVDAAAP, from the coding sequence ATGTCTACTTCCTTCGCCGCCCTGCAGACGCTTCTCGGTGAGATCTCCCTCCGCGACGCGCACCGCCTCGGCCGCCGCCTCGAAGGCGCCCGCCGAATCCGCAAGACCGAGGCCCGGCAGGCCGTGCTCGACGAGATCGCCGCGGAGGCCACGAAGGCCGCCGCGCGACTGGCCGGCCGTGCCTCGCGCAAGCCCGAGGTCACCTATCCCGAGAACCTGCCCGTCAGCCAGAAGAAGGACGAGATCGCCGAGGCGATACGCGACCACCAGGTCGTGATCGTCGCGGGCGAGACCGGCTCCGGCAAGACCACGCAGATCCCCAAGATCTGCATGGAGCTGGGCCGCGGCGTCCGGGGCATGATCGGGCACACCCAGCCCCGCCGGATCGCGGCCCGCACGGTCGCGGAGCGCATCGCGGAGGAGCTGAAGTCCGAGATCGGCCGGACGGTCGGCTGGAAGGTCCGGTTCACCGACCAGGTGGACCAGGACGAGACCTTCGTGAAGCTGATGACCGACGGCATCCTGCTCGCCGAGATCCAGACGGACCGCGAGCTGCGCGCCTACGACACGATCATCATCGACGAGGCGCACGAACGGTCGCTGAACATCGACTTCCTGCTCGGCTACCTCGCCACGCTGCTGCCCCGGCGCCCCGACCTCAAGGTGATCATCACCTCGGCGACGATCGACCCCGAGCGGTTCTCCCGCCACTTCGGCGACGCGCCGATCGTCGAGGTCAGCGGGCGGACGTACCCCGTCGAGGTCCGCTACCGGCCGCTGCTGGAGGAGGACTCCGAGGACAGCGACCGGGACCAGATCACGGCGATCTGCGAGGCGGTGGACGAGCTCCAGTCGGAGGGTCCGGGCGACGTCCTGGTCTTCCTCTCCGGCGAGCGGGAGATCCGGGACACGGCGGACGCCCTGAACAAGCGGAACCTGCGCTTCACCGAAGTCCTCCCCCTGTACGCGCGGCTCTCCCACGCCGAGCAGCACCGGGTCTTCCAGCAGCACACCGGGCGCCGGATCGTCCTGGCGACCAACGTCGCCGAGACCTCGCTGACCGTCCCGGGCATCAAGTACGTGATCGACCCGGGCACCGCCCGGATCTCGCGCTACAGCCACCGCACCAAGGTGCAGCGCCTGCCCATCGAGCCGGTCTCGCAGGCCAGCGCCAACCAGCGCAAGGGCCGCTGCGGCCGTACCAGCGACGGCATCTGCGTCCGGCTGTACTCCGAGGACGACTTCCTCTCCCGCCCGGAGTTCACGGACGCCGAGATCCTGCGCACCAACCTCGCCTCCGTCATCCTCCAGATGACCGCGGCCGGGCTCGGCGAGATCGAGAAGTTCCCCTTCATCGACCCGCCGGACCACCGCAACATCCGCGACGGCGTCCAGCTCCTCCAGGAGCTCGGGGCGCTGGACCCGGCGGAGAAGGACCACAGCAAGCGGCTCACGCCCATGGGCCGCCAGCTCTCCCAGCTGCCCGTGGACCCGCGGCTCGCCCGCATGGTGGTGGAGGCCGACAAGAACAACTGCGTCCGCGAGGTCATGGTCATCGCGGCCGCGCTGTCCATCCAGGACCCGCGCGAGCGTCCCTCGGACAAGCAGACCCAGGCCGACCAGCACCACGCCCGCTTCAAGGACGAGACCAGCGACTTCCTGGCCTTCCTGAACATGTGGCGCTACGTCCGGGAGCAGCAGAAGGAGCGCGGCTCCTCCTCGTTCCGCCGGATGTGCAAGCAGGAGTACCTGAACTTCCTGCGCATCCGCGAGTGGCAGGACATCTACGCGCAGCTGCGCTCGGTGGCCCGGACGATGGGCCTGCACGTCAACGAGGCCGACGCCCCCGAGCAGGTCGTGCACGTCTCGCTGCTGGCCGGCCTGCTCTCGCACATCGGGCTGAAGGACACCGACAAGAACGAGTACCTCGGCGCGCGCGGGGCGAAGTTCGCCGTCTTCCCCGGTTCGGCGCTGTTCAAGAAGCAGCCGAAGTTCCTGATGTCGGCGGAGCTGGTGGAGACCTCGCGGCTGTGGGCCCGGGTCAACGCCAAGGTGGAGCCGGAGTGGGTCGAGCCGCTCGCGCAGCACCTGGTCAAGCGGACGTACAGCGAGCCGCACTGGGAGAAGGACCAGGCGGCGGTGATGGCGTACGAGAAGGTGACGCTGTACGGCGTGCCGATCGTCGCCCAGCGGAAGATCAACTACGGCAGGATCGACCCCGAGGTCTCGCGCGAGCTGTTCATCCGCAACGCGCTGGTCGAGGGCGACTGGCGGACCCACCACAAGTTCTACGCGGACAACCGCAGACTCCTGACCGAGGTGGAGGAGCTGGAGAACCGGGCCCGGCGCCGCGACATCGTGGTGGACGACGAGACCCTCTTCGACTTCTACGACCAGAAGATCCCCGCGCACGTGGTGTCCGGGGCGCACTTCGACTCCTGGTGGAAGCACAAGAAGCGCGAGGAGCCCGAACTCCTCGACTTCGAGCGCGAGATGCTGCTGACCGAGAAGGCGGCCGGGGTCACCAAGGCCGACTACCCGGACACGTGGCGGCAGGGCCAGCTGTCGTTCCGGGTGACCTACCAGTTCGAGCCCGGCGCGGACGCCGACGGCGTGACCGTCCACGTCCCGCTCCAGGTGCTGAACCAGGTCACCGACGAAGGCTTCGACTGGCAGATCCCGGGGCTGCGCGAGGAGGTCGTCACCGAGCTGATCCGCTCGCTGCCGAAGCCGGTGCGGCGCCACTACGTGCCGGCGCCGAACTTCGCGGGCCGGTTCCTGGCGACGGCCGCGCCGCTGCAGGAGCCGCTGCACGTGACGCTGGCGCGCGAGCTCCAGCGGATGGTCGGGGTCCCGGTGGCGCCCGAGGACTTCGACCTGACCCGGGTCCCGGACCACCTGAAGATCACCTTCCGGATCGTCGACGAGCGGCGCCGCAACCTCGCCGAGGACAAGGACCTGGAGGCCCTGCGGCTGCGCCTGAAGCCCAAGGCCCGCCAGGCGCTCTCCAAGGCCGCCGCGGCCACCGCGGAGCGGGCGGGCGGGGAGTCGGTGGAGCGCTCCGGCCTGACGGACTGGACCATCGGCACCCTGACCCGGATCTTCGAGACCCGGCGCGCGGGCCAGCCGGTGAAGGCGTACCCGGCGCTGGTGGACGGGGGCACGACCGTCTCGGTACGGCTCTTCGACACCGAGGCCGAGCAGCGGCAGGCGATGTGGCTGGGCACCCGGCGCCTCATCCTGCTGAACATCCCGGTGAATCCGGCGAAGTTCGCCTCGGACCACCTGACCAACCAGCAGAAGCTGGCCCTGTCCCGCAATCCGCACGGCTCCATCCAGGCCCTGTTCGACGACTGCGCGACGGCGGCGGCCGACAAGCTGATCGCCGACCACGGCGGTCCGGCGTGGGACGAGGCGGGCTTCCGCGCGCTCTACGAGGCCGTGCGGGCCGACCTGGTGGACACGACCGTGCGCACCGTGCAGCAGGTGCAGCAGGTGCTGGCCGCCTGGCAGGCCTGCGAGCGGCGGCTGAAGGGCACCAACAGCCTCGCCCTGGCCGCCAACGTCCAGGACGTCCGGACGCAGCTGGCGGCGCTGGTGCCGGCCGGGTTCGTCACGCTGACCGGGCTGCGGCGGCTGGGGGACCTGATGCGCTACCTGGTGGCCGCGGACCGCAGGCTCCAGCAGATGCCGACCGGCGTGCAGCGCGACACCACGCGGATGCAGAAGGTCCACGAGATGCAGGACGAGTACGCCTGGCTGCTGGAGCAGTTGCCGAAGGGGCGGCCGGTCCCCGAGGCGGTCACCGACATCCGCTGGATGATCGAGGAACTGCGCGTCAGCTACTTCGCCCACGCGCTCGGCACGGCGTACCCGGTGTCCGACAAGCGGATCGTGAAGGCGGTGGACGCGGCTGCCCCGTGA
- a CDS encoding DsbA family protein — protein MSSSSSRPSRKPLLYAAGVALAAVTLGVVSWQATAPDGRPADGSGAAGASATAPSAPASDPVAGLKALARRDAGDKLAVGRPDAPVVLIEYSDFKCGYCGKFARDTEPGLVEKYVADGTLRIEWRNFPIFGAESEAAAKAAWAAGRQDRFTAFHEAAYAEGSKEKGFAEARLLELAREAGVPDLERFAKDLAGAEAAAALAKDREEGYRIGVTSTPSFLVNGRPLAGAQPTAAFTDAITRAKAEAEAAAGARK, from the coding sequence ATGTCCTCGTCCTCCTCCCGCCCCTCCCGAAAGCCCCTGCTGTACGCCGCCGGCGTAGCCCTGGCCGCGGTCACCCTCGGGGTGGTCTCCTGGCAGGCCACCGCCCCCGACGGCCGGCCCGCCGACGGCTCCGGGGCCGCGGGCGCCTCCGCCACCGCGCCGTCCGCGCCCGCCTCCGACCCGGTCGCCGGCCTCAAGGCGCTCGCCCGGCGCGACGCCGGGGACAAACTGGCCGTCGGCCGCCCCGACGCGCCCGTCGTCCTGATCGAGTACTCCGACTTCAAGTGCGGCTACTGCGGCAAGTTCGCCCGCGACACCGAGCCCGGCCTCGTCGAGAAGTACGTCGCCGACGGCACCCTGCGCATCGAATGGCGCAACTTCCCGATCTTCGGAGCCGAATCCGAGGCCGCCGCCAAGGCCGCCTGGGCGGCCGGCCGCCAGGACCGCTTCACCGCCTTCCACGAGGCCGCGTACGCGGAGGGCTCGAAGGAGAAGGGCTTCGCCGAGGCCCGCCTGCTGGAGCTGGCCCGCGAGGCGGGCGTGCCCGACCTGGAGCGCTTCGCGAAGGACCTGGCCGGTGCGGAGGCCGCCGCCGCCCTGGCGAAGGACCGCGAGGAGGGCTACCGCATCGGCGTCACCTCCACCCCCTCCTTCCTCGTCAACGGCCGCCCCCTCGCGGGCGCGCAGCCCACCGCCGCCTTCACCGACGCCATCACCCGGGCGAAGGCGGAGGCCGAGGCCGCGGCGGGGGCCCGCAAGTGA
- a CDS encoding cytochrome c biogenesis CcdA family protein: MTDIGYLAALLGGLLALLSPCSALLLPAFFAYSIDSPSRLLARTGIFYAGLASTLVPLGAAGSYAGRFFHANRDQLVLAGGWLIIALGAAQVLGLGFASRRIAELSGRIRPTTALSVYALGAVYGLAGFCAGPILGSVLTVAAVSGSPVYGGLLLAVYALGMAVPLFVLALLWERFDLGRRRWLRGRALRVGRVELHTTSLLSGLFFITLGTLFLVYDGASALPGLLDVDDSFAVEQRVRSLTGGVPDWALLGLVAAGAAGAGLAQWRRGTRRAAAGGE, translated from the coding sequence GTGACCGACATCGGCTACCTGGCCGCCCTGCTCGGCGGCCTCCTCGCCCTGCTCAGCCCGTGCAGCGCACTGCTGCTGCCGGCCTTCTTCGCGTACTCGATCGACTCCCCCTCCCGGCTCCTGGCCCGGACCGGGATCTTCTACGCGGGCCTCGCGAGCACCCTCGTACCGCTCGGCGCGGCCGGCTCGTACGCCGGCCGGTTCTTCCACGCCAACCGCGACCAGCTCGTCCTCGCGGGCGGCTGGCTGATCATCGCGCTCGGGGCCGCCCAGGTCCTCGGCCTCGGATTCGCCTCCCGGCGCATCGCGGAGCTGTCCGGCCGCATCCGCCCGACCACCGCGCTGTCCGTCTACGCGCTCGGCGCGGTCTACGGCCTGGCCGGCTTCTGCGCCGGACCGATCCTCGGCAGCGTCCTGACGGTGGCGGCGGTCAGCGGCAGCCCGGTCTACGGCGGCCTGCTGCTGGCCGTCTACGCCCTGGGCATGGCCGTACCGCTCTTCGTCCTGGCCCTGCTCTGGGAGCGGTTCGACCTCGGCCGGCGCCGCTGGCTGCGCGGCCGGGCCCTGCGGGTCGGCCGCGTCGAACTGCACACCACCTCCCTGCTGTCCGGGCTGTTCTTCATCACCCTGGGCACCCTGTTCCTCGTCTACGACGGGGCGAGCGCGCTGCCGGGACTCCTGGACGTGGACGACTCGTTCGCGGTGGAGCAGCGGGTGCGCTCGCTGACCGGCGGCGTCCCGGACTGGGCCCTGCTCGGACTGGTGGCGGCGGGCGCGGCGGGAGCGGGCCTGGCCCAGTGGCGGCGCGGCACCCGGCGCGCGGCGGCGGGAGGGGAGTAA
- a CDS encoding metallopeptidase family protein has protein sequence MLEMTREEFEELVAEALDRIPPELTRLMDNVAVFVEDEPPADDPELLGLYEGTPLTDRGEWYAGVLPDRITIYRNPTLRMCEDRESVVAETEITVVHEIAHHFGIDDDRLHDLGYG, from the coding sequence GTGCTGGAGATGACGCGCGAGGAGTTCGAAGAGCTCGTCGCAGAGGCCCTGGACCGCATCCCGCCGGAGCTGACGCGGCTGATGGACAACGTGGCGGTGTTCGTCGAGGACGAACCGCCCGCCGACGACCCCGAGCTGCTCGGCCTGTACGAGGGGACGCCCCTGACGGACCGCGGCGAGTGGTACGCCGGCGTGCTGCCCGACCGGATCACCATCTACCGCAACCCCACGCTGCGCATGTGCGAGGACCGGGAGAGCGTGGTCGCCGAGACGGAGATCACCGTGGTGCACGAGATCGCCCACCACTTCGGGATCGACGACGACCGCCTCCACGACCTGGGCTACGGATGA
- a CDS encoding FluC/FEX family fluoride channel, translated as MTGPPPGDDLGPDPVRAPVDPDVDLHVPAQRAEPQGRVLAAVAAGGAVGASARYGISLLWPAGAGAFPWATFWVNVAGCALIGVLMVLITEGGRPAHPLLRPFAGVGVLGGFTTFSTYAVDFSRLLDEGAAGTALAYAGLTAVAALGAVWAAASATRRAVRGRG; from the coding sequence ATGACCGGGCCGCCGCCCGGCGACGACCTCGGCCCCGACCCCGTACGCGCCCCCGTCGACCCGGACGTCGACCTGCACGTGCCGGCGCAGCGCGCCGAGCCGCAGGGCCGGGTCCTCGCGGCCGTGGCCGCGGGCGGCGCGGTCGGGGCCTCGGCGCGGTACGGGATCTCCCTGCTGTGGCCGGCCGGCGCGGGCGCCTTCCCGTGGGCGACGTTCTGGGTCAACGTGGCCGGCTGCGCGCTGATCGGCGTCCTGATGGTGCTGATCACCGAGGGCGGCCGGCCGGCGCACCCCCTGCTGCGCCCCTTCGCCGGGGTCGGAGTGCTCGGCGGGTTCACCACCTTCTCCACCTACGCGGTGGACTTCTCGCGCCTGCTGGACGAGGGCGCGGCGGGGACCGCGCTGGCGTACGCCGGGCTCACGGCGGTGGCGGCGCTGGGCGCCGTGTGGGCGGCGGCCTCGGCGACCCGGCGCGCGGTCCGGGGGCGCGGGTGA
- the crcB gene encoding fluoride efflux transporter CrcB — protein sequence MNWLLVVAGAVVGAPLRYLTDRAVQARHRTLFPWGTFTVNAAACLVLGALAGAALAGASSSRLDLLLGTGLCGALSTYSTFSYETLRLAERGRTFLAGANVVASVLVGLGAVHLGSQVARQLLG from the coding sequence GTGAACTGGCTGCTGGTGGTGGCCGGCGCGGTGGTGGGGGCGCCGCTGCGCTACCTGACGGACCGGGCGGTGCAGGCGCGCCACCGCACCCTCTTCCCCTGGGGCACCTTCACGGTGAACGCGGCGGCCTGCCTGGTGCTGGGCGCGCTCGCGGGCGCCGCGCTGGCCGGGGCGTCCTCCTCGCGGCTGGACCTGCTGCTGGGGACCGGGCTGTGCGGGGCCCTGAGCACCTACTCCACGTTCTCCTACGAGACGCTGCGGCTGGCCGAGCGCGGCCGGACCTTCCTGGCCGGGGCGAACGTGGTGGCGTCGGTGCTGGTGGGGCTGGGGGCGGTCCACCTCGGCTCGCAGGTGGCGCGGCAGTTGCTGGGCTGA
- a CDS encoding DEAD/DEAH box helicase, translating into MSISSSDRSVMPENDSNEIVDAEALVVTEAIEAVVADEIIEALEADVSTDESFEDSAPTDFDDDEADADTDAEPTITFGDLGLPDGIVRKLAQNGVTAPFPIQAATIPDALAGKDILGRGRTGSGKTLSFGLPTLASLAGGHTEKKKPRAIILTPTRELAMQVADALQPYGDVLGLKMKVVCGGTSMSNQIFALERGVDVLVATPGRLRDIINRGACSLANVQVAVLDEADQMADLGFLPEVTELLDQIPGGGQRMLFSATMENEIGTLVKRYLTNPVTHEVDSAQGNVTTMTHHVLVVKPKDKAPVTAAIAARKGRTIIFVRTQLGADRIAEQLVESGVKADALHGGMTQGARTRVLADFKDGYVNALVATDVAARGIHVDGIDLVLNVDPAGDHKDYLHRSGRTARAGKSGVVVSLALPHQRRQIFRLMEDAGVDATRHIVQGVGAFDPEVAEITGARSLTEVQADSANNAAKQAEREVAELTKQLERLTRRAGELREEADRLVARSARERGEDPEAAVAEVAEAAEAEVAAAAAAAAAELAAQERREEQRAQRDDRGNFERRDNRGGDRDNRGGDRGDRGGFRRDDRGGRPSGGFNRDDRGDRGGDRGGFRSGGDRPSGGFRSGGDRPSGGGFRRDDRPSGGFRSGGDRPSGGGFRRDDRPSGGFNRDDRGGDRGGFRSGGDRPSGGGFRRDDRPSGGFNRDDRGDRGGDRGGFRRDDRPSSGGGFNRDDRPSGGFRSGGDRPSGGGFRRDDRPSGGFRSGGAGDRPYGRRDDNRPSGSGSTGSFGGRRDDKPRWKRNG; encoded by the coding sequence ATGTCCATTTCCAGTTCTGACCGTTCCGTCATGCCCGAGAACGACTCCAACGAGATCGTCGACGCCGAGGCCCTCGTGGTCACCGAGGCCATCGAGGCCGTAGTCGCCGACGAGATCATCGAGGCTCTTGAGGCCGACGTGAGCACCGACGAGTCCTTCGAGGACTCCGCCCCCACCGACTTCGACGACGACGAGGCCGACGCCGACACCGACGCCGAGCCCACGATCACCTTCGGCGACCTCGGTCTGCCCGACGGCATCGTGCGCAAGCTCGCGCAGAACGGCGTCACCGCCCCCTTCCCGATCCAGGCCGCCACCATCCCGGACGCCCTGGCCGGCAAGGACATCCTCGGCCGCGGCCGCACCGGCTCCGGCAAGACCCTCTCCTTCGGTCTGCCGACCCTGGCCTCGCTGGCCGGCGGCCACACCGAGAAGAAGAAGCCCCGCGCGATCATCCTCACGCCGACCCGCGAGCTCGCGATGCAGGTCGCGGACGCCCTCCAGCCCTACGGCGACGTCCTCGGCCTGAAGATGAAGGTCGTCTGCGGCGGCACCTCCATGAGCAACCAGATCTTCGCCCTGGAGCGCGGTGTCGACGTCCTCGTCGCCACCCCGGGCCGTCTGCGCGACATCATCAACCGCGGCGCCTGCTCCCTGGCGAACGTCCAGGTCGCGGTCCTCGACGAGGCCGACCAGATGGCCGACCTGGGCTTCCTGCCCGAGGTCACCGAGCTGCTCGACCAGATCCCCGGCGGCGGCCAGCGCATGCTCTTCTCCGCCACCATGGAGAACGAGATCGGCACCCTGGTCAAGCGCTACCTGACCAACCCCGTCACGCACGAGGTCGACAGCGCGCAGGGCAACGTCACGACCATGACGCACCACGTCCTCGTCGTGAAGCCGAAGGACAAGGCGCCGGTCACGGCCGCCATCGCCGCCCGCAAGGGCCGCACCATCATCTTCGTCCGCACCCAGCTGGGCGCCGACCGCATCGCCGAGCAGCTCGTCGAGTCCGGCGTGAAGGCCGACGCGCTGCACGGCGGCATGACGCAGGGCGCCCGCACCCGGGTCCTCGCGGACTTCAAGGACGGTTACGTCAACGCGCTCGTCGCGACCGACGTCGCCGCCCGCGGCATCCACGTCGACGGCATCGACCTGGTCCTGAACGTGGACCCGGCCGGTGACCACAAGGACTACCTGCACCGCTCGGGCCGCACCGCCCGCGCCGGCAAGTCGGGCGTCGTCGTGTCGCTGGCGCTGCCGCACCAGCGCCGCCAGATCTTCCGCCTGATGGAGGACGCGGGCGTCGACGCCACGCGTCACATCGTCCAGGGCGTCGGCGCGTTCGACCCGGAGGTCGCCGAGATCACCGGTGCGCGTTCGCTCACCGAGGTCCAGGCCGACTCCGCGAACAACGCCGCCAAGCAGGCCGAGCGCGAGGTCGCCGAGCTCACCAAGCAGCTGGAGCGGCTGACCCGCCGGGCCGGCGAGCTGCGCGAGGAGGCCGACCGCCTGGTCGCCCGCTCCGCCCGCGAGCGCGGTGAGGACCCGGAGGCAGCCGTCGCCGAGGTGGCCGAGGCCGCCGAGGCCGAGGTCGCGGCTGCCGCCGCCGCCGCTGCCGCCGAACTGGCCGCGCAGGAGCGCCGCGAGGAGCAGCGCGCCCAGCGCGACGACCGCGGCAACTTCGAGCGCCGCGACAACCGCGGCGGCGACCGCGACAACCGCGGTGGCGACCGGGGCGACCGTGGCGGCTTCCGTCGCGACGACCGCGGTGGCCGTCCGTCCGGCGGCTTCAACCGTGACGACCGCGGTGACCGCGGTGGCGACCGTGGCGGCTTCCGCTCCGGTGGCGACCGTCCGTCCGGCGGCTTCCGTTCCGGTGGCGACCGTCCCTCCGGTGGCGGCTTCCGTCGCGACGACCGTCCGTCCGGCGGCTTCCGCTCGGGCGGCGACCGTCCGTCCGGCGGTGGCTTCCGTCGTGACGACCGTCCCTCGGGCGGCTTCAACCGTGACGACCGCGGTGGCGACCGCGGCGGCTTCCGCTCGGGCGGCGACCGTCCGTCCGGCGGTGGCTTCCGTCGTGACGACCGTCCCTCGGGCGGCTTCAACCGTGACGACCGCGGTGACCGCGGTGGCGACCGTGGCGGCTTCCGCCGCGACGACCGCCCGTCCTCCGGCGGCGGCTTCAACCGCGACGACCGTCCGTCCGGCGGCTTCCGCTCGGGTGGCGACCGTCCGTCCGGTGGTGGCTTCCGTCGTGACGACCGTCCCTCGGGCGGCTTCCGCTCCGGTGGCGCCGGCGACCGCCCGTACGGCCGCCGTGACGACAACCGCCCGTCGGGCTCCGGCTCCACCGGCTCCTTCGGCGGGCGCCGCGACGACAAGCCGCGCTGGAAGCGCAACGGCTGA